Proteins encoded together in one Elusimicrobiota bacterium window:
- a CDS encoding T9SS type A sorting domain-containing protein produces MPAPILKLPNILPVNAHVSASGPPGHVVTAYNWSITQQTSPAGGPAAPTGVLARAASASFSTASGMADLGPHDLTPGRYLISVTATDSSNAVSPSAQADVTLVPAELSAVRLYPNPWRADWNSGAPITFINLALSSTVKIFTVSGHLVKTLPIADTTATWDLTTDSGDRAGSGIYLYLVTTPDGQKTRGQFAIVR; encoded by the coding sequence TTGCCGGCACCGATCCTGAAACTTCCCAACATCCTTCCGGTGAATGCACACGTTTCAGCCAGCGGGCCGCCCGGACATGTCGTCACCGCTTACAACTGGTCTATTACCCAGCAAACAAGCCCGGCCGGCGGCCCGGCGGCACCGACCGGAGTCCTGGCACGGGCAGCTAGCGCCAGCTTTTCAACAGCCAGCGGCATGGCGGATCTGGGGCCGCATGACCTGACTCCGGGCCGTTACCTGATTTCCGTGACAGCCACCGACAGCAGCAACGCGGTCTCTCCTTCCGCCCAAGCCGATGTCACGCTGGTTCCCGCGGAACTCTCGGCGGTACGCCTCTATCCAAATCCCTGGCGGGCCGACTGGAACTCCGGGGCTCCCATTACCTTTATCAATTTGGCTCTCAGCAGCACCGTTAAAATCTTCACAGTTTCCGGGCATCTCGTAAAAACCCTCCCCATAGCCGACACCACCGCCACCTGGGACTTAACCACGGATTCAGGGGACAGAGCCGGTTCAGGCATTTATCTCTATCTTGTTACAACACCTGATGGGCAAAAGACACGGGGACAGTTTGCCATTGTTCGATAG
- a CDS encoding PorV/PorQ family protein, translating into MLIRIQIALIVLLLISVPAHASPGTEGAAFLDIPVGAGPAAMGAAYCALADNAYAPTLNPGGLGFLDSTQMAGQYLSYLESIHYEYASFVIPLPRRALCRDRLDCAGSGLGGSIQYLGSGDMTGYTLDNTYNPVATGNFTSYYSAFNLSYGQLITRELSFGMTAKTIRAKIDDVSASAYAIDMGSMLRFSNKLTLAAVLTNVGSKLTFLDEGDALPLAFRLGAAYPMNPRWGFSAEGVYPKTGLANLRVGAQWQAYPAMLFRAGYRTDTVKQLGVIAGFTLGTGFLFRGHEFSYAWVPLGDLGNTHYFSLVLRFGGIERTKQNLIDARSIKNKPMTHDQMDENDPEYQQLMQLFSDDNTEAKPKPPQKQRKPKQR; encoded by the coding sequence ATGCTGATACGCATTCAAATCGCTCTCATTGTGCTGTTATTGATCTCTGTCCCGGCTCACGCTTCTCCAGGAACAGAAGGGGCTGCATTTCTGGATATTCCTGTTGGAGCCGGACCAGCAGCCATGGGCGCAGCTTATTGTGCGCTGGCGGATAATGCCTATGCCCCCACATTGAATCCGGGTGGGTTGGGTTTCCTAGATTCCACCCAAATGGCGGGTCAGTACCTTTCCTATCTGGAATCCATCCATTACGAATACGCCAGCTTCGTCATTCCTCTGCCGCGACGCGCCCTCTGCCGCGATCGCCTGGACTGCGCCGGTTCCGGTCTGGGAGGTTCCATCCAATACCTCGGAAGCGGCGATATGACCGGGTACACGCTGGATAACACCTATAATCCCGTCGCCACCGGCAATTTCACCAGTTACTACTCCGCTTTCAATTTGTCTTACGGGCAATTGATCACCCGTGAACTTTCATTTGGAATGACGGCCAAAACAATTCGAGCCAAAATTGACGACGTATCAGCCAGCGCTTATGCCATCGATATGGGCAGCATGCTCCGCTTCTCCAATAAACTAACACTGGCCGCGGTTTTGACCAATGTCGGCAGCAAACTGACCTTTCTGGACGAAGGAGACGCTCTACCGCTGGCGTTCCGTCTGGGAGCCGCCTATCCGATGAATCCGCGGTGGGGATTCAGCGCGGAAGGGGTTTATCCGAAAACCGGTTTGGCGAATCTCCGTGTCGGCGCGCAATGGCAAGCATATCCGGCCATGCTGTTCCGGGCTGGCTATCGAACCGATACAGTCAAACAACTCGGTGTTATCGCTGGTTTTACGCTCGGCACCGGGTTCCTGTTCCGCGGCCATGAATTCTCTTACGCCTGGGTGCCGCTCGGAGATCTGGGAAATACCCATTACTTCTCCCTTGTACTGCGCTTCGGGGGTATTGAACGCACCAAGCAAAACCTGATCGATGCCCGCTCGATCAAAAACAAGCCCATGACCCATGATCAAATGGATGAAAATGATCCGGAGTATCAACAACTGATGCAACTCTTCTCCGACGACAACACCGAGGCAAAACCTAAACCGCCGCAGAAACAACGCAAACCAAAACAAAGATAA
- a CDS encoding putative Ig domain-containing protein: protein MNRIIAMFLCLALPGLTWANVSNIASVAYRDASGNSYNTTSNTATVITPPVITSAITATGDAGTAFSYQVVGTNIPTSYGATGLPAGLSINTNSGLISGTPTAAGTFTVTLGATNSAGTGSATLTLTIRTGATIVLQKSVSPTTATSGGTVTFTIQYQNTGAGNATAVVITDAVPAGTTLVSGSITGGGTLSSNTITWNLGTIAGSATGTVSFQVRVN, encoded by the coding sequence ATGAATCGAATTATTGCGATGTTCCTTTGTCTCGCTTTACCGGGACTCACCTGGGCGAATGTGTCCAACATCGCTTCAGTAGCCTACAGGGACGCCAGCGGAAACTCCTATAACACCACCAGCAACACGGCGACCGTCATTACCCCTCCGGTCATCACAAGCGCCATCACCGCCACAGGAGACGCCGGAACAGCGTTCAGCTATCAAGTGGTGGGCACGAATATCCCCACGAGCTACGGCGCCACCGGGCTTCCGGCGGGGCTTTCCATCAACACCAACTCGGGATTGATCTCGGGAACACCCACAGCCGCGGGAACGTTTACCGTGACACTTGGCGCGACCAACAGCGCCGGGACAGGTTCAGCCACGCTCACGTTAACGATCCGCACGGGCGCGACGATTGTGCTGCAGAAAAGCGTCTCGCCGACCACGGCGACTTCCGGCGGTACGGTCACCTTTACCATCCAGTACCAGAACACCGGTGCCGGCAATGCCACGGCTGTGGTCATAACCGATGCGGTCCCGGCTGGAACCACACTGGTTTCCGGTTCGATCACTGGAGGTGGTACACTCTCCAGTAATACCATCACCTGGAATCTGGGAACGATCGCCGGCAGCGCGACCGGCACGGTGAGTTTCCAGGTCAGAGTGAATTAG